One Gammaproteobacteria bacterium genomic window carries:
- a CDS encoding nitrate reductase / nitrite oxidoreductase, alpha subunit, translating into MSGSSISRRRFLQMAGAALGTAAAPTAVFSQYRYLQPISVANPLADYPNRDWERIYRDIFRHDRSFVFLCCPNDTHNCLLNAFVKNNIVVRIEPTYGYGKATDLYGNKASSRWDPRCCQKGLVLARRFYGDRRVKGAFLRKGFKDWVDQGFPRDPNTGTAPREQMNRGWDSWVKVSHVEAHAYHAKALYNIAQTYSGNPGKQRLLAQGYDPDMVAQVDGAGTRTFKFRGGMAKQGAVRLFGAFRMGNSMSLLDAHLRGVKPEEAKGSGTWDSYSFHTDLPPGHPMVSGEQTNDFELFDTENSNLVVVWGMNWIATKMPDSHWLTEARLKGVKTVAITVEYSSTASKCDEAVVIRPGTDPAFALGLAQVMMAEKLYNTDYVRSNTDLPALVRMDTLALLKATDILPGHTNSVPGNWTEILPEGVKAKPTTQQKGVQIHSDLLGEFADFVVWDSAKNTPAVVTHDQLGEHFTTLGIQPTLTGTFTIKTVDGNEVQVRPVFDLTQQYLDTNLTPEQVQAVTWAPREAVISLARDIANSGGKTLIACGMGPNQFWNNDNKDRALFLVLALAGSLGNHGGNIGSYAGNYKNTLFAGIPRYTMEDPFEPQIDPTGPVKVRPTTRYESMHYWANGERLTKAGNKKITTGKHVPTPTKVIWQVNSNSSLGNQKGHYDVVNNTLPRAELVVYNEWWWTASCEYSDIVYGVDSWMEFKYPDMTASNTNPFLQVYPRTPIRRAFPTVSDNETYLGVAREMTKLTGDARFEQMWQFIADNRSEAYFQRIIDFSPSLKGYRFEDLEDMAKLGVPRLMNTRTYPRINSYEQIQESRPWYTKTGRLEFYRPEPEFIEAGENLIVYREPSDATFYDPCAILAAEHPAIRPKRPTDWAIPADDRSHTARQMRNTTYTVTDLLATKHPLRERGWRHIFHTPKYRHGAHTMPIDTDFMAVLFGPFGDMYRRDKRSPATGEMYVDINPKDAQAMGIQDGDYVWIDGDPNDLPFRGWDDPNRAEAYKVARLLARARYYPGTPAGVTRMWFNGYMATPGSMKGAATRPDGLAKNPETHYQSLFRSGGHQSLTRSWLKPTHQTHTLISRKSWTNEVVKGFNVDVHCVTGAPRESIGRFTKAEDGGVGGIGVWRPVTLGLRPAAENDALKQYLQGGFVKIQKV; encoded by the coding sequence ATGAGCGGATCATCCATATCGCGTCGGCGTTTTCTTCAAATGGCGGGCGCCGCCCTCGGGACGGCAGCAGCACCAACGGCAGTATTTTCCCAATACCGTTATCTGCAACCCATATCAGTGGCCAATCCCCTGGCTGATTATCCCAACCGTGATTGGGAACGAATCTATCGTGACATCTTCCGTCATGATCGTAGTTTCGTATTTCTGTGCTGCCCCAACGATACCCACAACTGCCTGCTCAACGCCTTCGTCAAAAATAACATTGTGGTACGCATCGAACCTACCTACGGTTATGGAAAAGCGACCGATCTCTACGGCAATAAAGCCTCATCTCGATGGGACCCACGCTGCTGTCAGAAGGGATTGGTGCTGGCGCGACGCTTCTACGGTGATCGGCGCGTCAAGGGGGCATTTCTGCGCAAGGGCTTCAAGGATTGGGTAGATCAGGGATTCCCGCGTGACCCGAATACCGGTACGGCCCCCCGCGAGCAGATGAACCGTGGTTGGGATTCCTGGGTCAAGGTGTCCCACGTCGAAGCCCACGCCTACCATGCCAAGGCCCTCTACAACATCGCCCAGACCTACAGCGGCAACCCCGGCAAGCAACGCCTATTGGCTCAGGGTTACGACCCGGACATGGTGGCACAGGTGGATGGGGCCGGTACCCGTACCTTTAAGTTCCGGGGCGGTATGGCCAAACAAGGGGCGGTTCGCCTCTTTGGCGCCTTCCGTATGGGTAACAGCATGAGTCTGCTCGATGCCCACCTGCGCGGCGTCAAACCCGAGGAGGCCAAGGGAAGCGGGACCTGGGATTCCTATTCATTCCACACCGACCTGCCCCCCGGCCATCCAATGGTCAGCGGCGAGCAGACCAACGACTTCGAGCTGTTCGATACCGAAAACTCCAACCTGGTAGTCGTCTGGGGCATGAACTGGATCGCTACCAAGATGCCCGACAGCCACTGGCTCACCGAGGCTCGCCTCAAGGGGGTCAAAACGGTCGCCATAACCGTGGAGTATTCGTCCACCGCCTCCAAGTGTGACGAGGCCGTGGTCATCCGTCCGGGTACCGACCCAGCCTTTGCCCTGGGTCTTGCCCAGGTCATGATGGCGGAGAAGCTCTACAACACCGACTACGTACGCAGCAATACCGACCTACCCGCCCTGGTGCGGATGGATACCTTGGCCCTACTAAAGGCCACGGACATCCTCCCTGGGCATACGAATAGCGTCCCCGGAAATTGGACAGAGATCCTACCCGAGGGAGTCAAGGCCAAACCCACCACCCAGCAAAAGGGCGTTCAGATCCACTCAGATCTCCTCGGTGAGTTCGCCGATTTTGTGGTCTGGGACAGCGCCAAAAACACCCCCGCAGTGGTCACCCACGACCAACTGGGCGAGCACTTCACGACCCTTGGGATCCAACCAACCCTAACCGGCACCTTCACCATCAAGACGGTGGACGGCAACGAGGTGCAGGTCCGACCGGTCTTTGACCTGACCCAGCAATACCTAGACACCAACCTCACCCCAGAACAGGTCCAGGCAGTCACCTGGGCACCCCGCGAGGCAGTGATAAGCCTGGCCCGCGACATCGCCAATAGCGGTGGTAAAACCCTCATCGCCTGCGGCATGGGTCCCAACCAGTTCTGGAACAACGACAACAAAGACCGTGCCCTATTCCTGGTCTTAGCCCTCGCCGGGAGCCTCGGCAACCACGGTGGCAACATCGGGAGCTACGCCGGTAACTACAAGAACACCCTGTTCGCAGGAATCCCTAGATACACCATGGAAGACCCCTTCGAACCTCAGATCGACCCCACTGGACCGGTCAAGGTTCGCCCCACCACCCGTTACGAGTCCATGCACTACTGGGCCAACGGCGAACGCCTGACCAAGGCCGGCAACAAAAAGATCACCACCGGCAAGCACGTCCCCACCCCGACCAAGGTCATCTGGCAGGTCAACTCCAACTCCAGCCTGGGTAACCAGAAAGGCCACTATGACGTGGTCAACAACACCCTGCCGCGTGCGGAGTTGGTGGTCTACAACGAATGGTGGTGGACTGCCTCCTGCGAGTACAGCGACATTGTCTACGGGGTGGACTCCTGGATGGAGTTCAAATACCCGGACATGACCGCATCCAATACCAATCCGTTCCTCCAGGTCTATCCGCGTACCCCGATCCGACGTGCCTTCCCCACCGTCTCTGACAACGAGACCTATCTCGGGGTCGCACGGGAGATGACTAAGCTCACCGGTGATGCCCGCTTCGAACAGATGTGGCAGTTCATCGCGGATAATCGTTCCGAGGCCTATTTCCAACGCATCATCGACTTCTCTCCGTCGCTCAAGGGCTATCGTTTTGAAGACCTAGAAGACATGGCCAAGCTCGGCGTCCCTAGGTTGATGAATACCCGCACCTATCCGCGGATCAACTCCTACGAGCAAATCCAAGAATCCCGGCCCTGGTACACCAAAACCGGTCGCTTAGAGTTTTACCGTCCCGAACCTGAGTTTATTGAGGCCGGTGAAAACCTCATTGTGTACAGGGAACCCTCGGATGCCACGTTCTACGACCCCTGCGCGATCCTCGCCGCCGAACATCCAGCCATCCGCCCCAAGCGCCCAACCGATTGGGCGATCCCCGCCGATGACCGTTCCCACACCGCACGCCAGATGCGCAATACCACCTACACCGTAACGGACCTTCTGGCGACCAAGCATCCGTTGCGCGAGCGGGGTTGGCGGCACATCTTCCACACCCCCAAATACCGCCACGGGGCACACACCATGCCCATCGATACCGACTTCATGGCGGTATTGTTTGGGCCTTTCGGCGATATGTACCGACGTGACAAGCGCAGCCCCGCAACCGGAGAGATGTACGTGGACATTAACCCCAAGGACGCGCAAGCAATGGGTATTCAGGACGGGGACTACGTCTGGATCGATGGTGACCCCAATGACCTGCCCTTCCGTGGGTGGGATGACCCCAACCGCGCCGAGGCCTACAAGGTGGCACGGTTGTTGGCACGGGCACGTTACTATCCAGGTACACCAGCGGGGGTAACACGCATGTGGTTCAACGGCTACATGGCCACACCCGGCTCGATGAAGGGGGCCGCGACCCGCCCCGACGGTCTGGCCAAAAACCCGGAGACCCACTACCAATCACTCTTCCGCTCTGGTGGCCACCAAAGTCTGACCCGTTCGTGGCTCAAACCCACCCACCAAACCCACACCCTGATCAGCCGCAAGTCCTGGACCAACGAAGTCGTTAAAGGCTTCAACGTTGACGTACATTGCGTAACCGGGGCGCCACGCGAATCCATTGGCCGTTTCACCAAGGCCGAGGATGGTGGTGTCGGAGGTATCGGGGTATGGCGACCAGTGACCCTGGGACTACGTCCTGCGGCCGAAAACGATGCACTCAAACAATACCTCCAAGGTGGCTTCGTGAAGATCCAAAAGGTCTGA
- a CDS encoding hypothetical protein (Evidence 5 : Unknown function) codes for MPHFAVLVPCDDIYSMASFPVREFLIRLWDITVVTDLFSPVGRMWVL; via the coding sequence ATGCCACACTTTGCCGTTTTAGTACCATGTGATGATATCTATTCCATGGCGTCATTTCCGGTTCGTGAATTTCTGATTCGTTTGTGGGACATTACGGTTGTAACTGATTTATTCTCTCCTGTTGGGAGGATGTGGGTGTTATAG